DNA sequence from the Thalassotalea sp. 273M-4 genome:
CCAAACTTGGCTGAATCATAACCGTTAACGCCCCCTTAGCACCTCGTGCTAGGAGTTTATCGGTCGCCTCATGTAAAGACGTGAAAATATCCTTGATATCAAGAAAATATGACTGGCCTTCTTCGGTAAGTAATAATGCGCGATTTTTACGCATAAATAGCTTTAAACCTAAATGACTTTCCAAAGATTTGATTTGGTGTGATACAGCGGCTTGAGTCACATGCAACTCTTGAGCAGCTTTGGTAAAACTTAACAAGCGTGCAGAAACTTCAAACGCCTTTAATGAATTTAATGGGGGGAGCCGGTTTGCCATGGACCTTTATATCCTAAGAAAAGGCGGATATATAAATCCGCCTTAGGCTATTAGTTTAGTCAGTGATCAATGGAGAGAAAGATTTAACCAAATCATCAACCGCTTTCATTTGGGTAAGATACGCTTCCAAAGCATGCAAAGGCAGAGCACATGGGCCATCACACAATGCTTCATTTGGATTTGGATGTGATTCAATAAATAAACCGGCAATACCAAGAGCCATACCACTTCGAGCAAGCTGTGCGGCTTGTGCGCGACGACCATCAGCAGAGTCGCTACGACCACCTGGCTTTTGTAAGGCGTGGGTAGCATCAAATATAACCGGTGCCATCCCTTTCATTTCATCCATTGCTAACATATCAACAACGAGGTTGTTGTAACCATAGCAAGAACCTCGCTCACACAAGATGACCTTTTCATTGCCAGCTTCTGAAAACTTTTTAATGATATGGCGCATTTCATGAGCGGCTAAAAATTGTGGCTTTTTCACGTTAATTATCGCATCGGTCTTAGCCATCGCAACGACTAAATCGGTTTGACGAGCTAGGAAAGCGGGTAATTGGATCACATCAACCACTTCACTCACCGGTTGGGCCTGATAAGGTTCATGCACATCGGTAATGATTGGCACATTAAATTGTGCTTTTAATTCTTCGAAGATTTTTAAACCTTGTTCCATTCCAGGACCACGATAAGAATGCACTGAAGAGCGATTTGCTTTATCAAAAGAGGCTTTAAACACATATGGTATACCAAGCTTTTGGGTAACTTCGACATAGTGTTCAACGATTTTCATGGCCAAATCACGAGATTCCAAGACATTCATGCCACCAAAAAGCACGAACGGTTTGTCATTGGCAATCTCGATATTATTTAGGTTGATAGTTTGTAATCCCATAGGATCCTCTTATTTGTTGAGCAAATTCACCAAGCTGATTGAATTTGCTTGAATTAGATTGTGCAATTATAGCAACTTAATACCGATTCGATTAACTAGAAACCGTATGATAACACTAAGAAACGGCTTGTAAAATTTGACCACATAACCAAGCAGCATAAGTACCGACAGTGTAACCTAACACCGCAAGCAACACCCCAACCGGTGCTAGCGACGGATGAAATGCAGATGCT
Encoded proteins:
- the kdsA gene encoding 3-deoxy-8-phosphooctulonate synthase; the encoded protein is MGLQTINLNNIEIANDKPFVLFGGMNVLESRDLAMKIVEHYVEVTQKLGIPYVFKASFDKANRSSVHSYRGPGMEQGLKIFEELKAQFNVPIITDVHEPYQAQPVSEVVDVIQLPAFLARQTDLVVAMAKTDAIINVKKPQFLAAHEMRHIIKKFSEAGNEKVILCERGSCYGYNNLVVDMLAMDEMKGMAPVIFDATHALQKPGGRSDSADGRRAQAAQLARSGMALGIAGLFIESHPNPNEALCDGPCALPLHALEAYLTQMKAVDDLVKSFSPLITD